One Engystomops pustulosus chromosome 7, aEngPut4.maternal, whole genome shotgun sequence DNA window includes the following coding sequences:
- the EIF5 gene encoding eukaryotic translation initiation factor 5, with protein sequence MSVNVNRSVSDQFYRYKMPRLIAKVEGKGNGIKTVIVNMVDVAKALNRPPTYPTKYFGCELGAQTQFDIKNDRYIVNGSHEANKLQDMLDGFIKKFVLCPECDNPETDLHVNPKKQTIGNSCKACGYRGMLDTNHKLCTFILKNPPENPDGGTGKKKEDKKNKRVKENGAVDKNETAVLTELNPPRAIEKEEDDDEDWGEDTSDEAQRRRMEEISDHAKNLTLSEDLEKPVEYRVNLLFNYVKKKKEEGLIDSSDKEILAEAERLDVKILGPLVLTEVLFDDKIREQIKKYRRHFLRFCHNNKKAQRYLLHGFECVVHMHQAQLLSKIPHILKEMYDADLLEEEVIFGWAEKPSKKYVSKELAKDIRAKAEPFIKWLKEAEEESSGDDDDEEDENIEVVYSTTVSVPKVETVKSPVEKDDDIDIDAI encoded by the exons ATGTCTGTCAACGTCAACCGCAGTGTTTCCGATCAGTTCTATCGGTACAAAATGCCCCGTTTGATTGCCAAG gTAGAGGGCAAGGGAAATGGAATAAAGACAGTAATAGTCAACATGGTTGACGTTGCAAAGGCGCTTAATCGGCCTCCAACGT ATCCCACCAAATATTTTGGTTGTGAGCTGGGAGCACAGACCCAGTTTGATATTAAGAATGACCGTTACATTGTCAATGGATCTCATGAGGCAAACAAGCTGCAAGACATGTTGGATGGATTCATTAAAAAGTTTGTTCTATGTCCTGAGTGCGATAACCCTGAAACCGATCTG CATGTCAATCCCAAGAAACAAACAATAGGTAATTCCTGTAAAGCCTGTGGCTATCGGGGCATGCTGGACACCAACCATAAGCTCTGTACTTTCATTCTCAAAAATCCACCAG AGAACCCTGATGGTGGTACAGGCAAAAAGAAGGAAGACAAGAAAAACAAGAGGGTTAAAGAAAATGGAGCTGTAGACAAAAATGAGACGGCAGTTTTAACGGAGCTAAATCCTCCACGTGCT attgaAAAGGAGGAAGATGATGACGAGGATTGGGGTGAAGACACATCTGATGAGGCTCAGAGGCGCAGAATGGAGGAAATAAGTGATCATGCAAAAAATCTTACACTAAGTGAAGACCTAGAGAAACCCGTGGAGTACAGAGTAAATCTGCTGTTTAACTATGTGAAG AAAAAGAAGGAAGAAGGACTTATTGATTCCTCTGACAAAGAGATTCTAGCTGAAGCTGAACGACTCGATGTAAAGATTTTGGGACCTTTGGTTCTAACTGAAGTTCTGTTTGATGACAAGATAAGAGAGCAAATTAAAAAATACAGGCGACACTTCCTACGT TTTTGCCACAATAACAAGAAGGCACAGAGATATCTTCTTCATGGTTTTGAGTGTGTTGTGCATATGCACCAGGCACAGCTTCTCTCCAAAATACCACATATTCTAAAGGAAATGTACGATGCAGATCTCTTGGAGGAAGAAGTGATTTTCGGCTGGGCTGAGAAG CCTTCCAAAAAATATGTCTCTAAAGAACTTGCCAAAGATATCCGGGCGAAGGCAGAGCCATTTATTAAATGGTTGAAGGAAGCCGAGGAAGAGTCTTCTGGAGATGACGACGATGAGGAAGATGAAAATATTGAG GTTGTATATTCCACAACTGTGAGCGTTCCTAAAGTAGAGACTGTAAAGTCGCCAGTCGAGAAGGACGATGATATTGACATAGATGCCATTTAA